One Leclercia pneumoniae genomic region harbors:
- the cytR gene encoding DNA-binding transcriptional regulator CytR, protein MKSRKEVAPATMKDVALKAKVSTATVSRALMNPDKVSQSTRNRVEQAALEVGYLPQAMGRNVKRNESRTILVIVPDICDPFFSEIIRGIEVTAAAKGYLVLIGDCAHQNQQEKTFIDLIITKQIDGMLLLGSRLPFDASIAEQRNLPPMVMANEFAPELELPTVHIDNLTAAFNAVNYLQELGHKRIGCIAGPEEMPLCHYRLQGYVQALRRAGATVDPHYIARGDFTFAAGGLALETLLALPEPPTAVFCHSDVMALGALSCAKRQGLRVPQDLSIIGFDNISLSEFCDPPLSTVAQPRFEIGREAMLLLLDQLNGQTVSSGSRLLDCELIVRGSTRALT, encoded by the coding sequence TTGAAGTCCAGGAAAGAGGTTGCTCCGGCGACCATGAAAGATGTTGCCCTGAAGGCGAAAGTCTCGACGGCAACCGTATCCCGCGCATTAATGAACCCCGATAAAGTCTCTCAATCTACGCGCAATCGCGTAGAACAGGCGGCTCTCGAGGTAGGTTATCTGCCTCAGGCAATGGGACGTAACGTCAAACGTAACGAATCCCGCACCATTCTGGTCATCGTGCCGGATATCTGCGATCCCTTCTTTAGCGAAATCATTCGCGGTATTGAAGTCACCGCTGCGGCGAAAGGCTATCTGGTGCTGATTGGCGATTGTGCTCATCAAAATCAGCAGGAAAAGACCTTTATCGATTTGATCATTACCAAGCAGATCGACGGCATGTTACTGCTCGGTTCACGCTTGCCTTTCGATGCCAGCATCGCAGAGCAACGCAATCTGCCGCCGATGGTCATGGCTAATGAATTTGCGCCTGAACTGGAGCTGCCGACGGTTCACATTGATAACCTCACCGCCGCCTTTAATGCCGTAAATTATCTGCAAGAGCTGGGGCATAAACGCATTGGCTGCATCGCCGGGCCAGAAGAGATGCCGCTGTGTCACTACCGCCTGCAGGGATACGTCCAGGCGCTGCGCCGTGCGGGCGCAACGGTGGATCCCCACTACATCGCCCGCGGCGATTTTACCTTTGCTGCTGGCGGGCTGGCGTTAGAGACGCTGCTGGCGCTGCCGGAACCGCCAACGGCGGTCTTCTGCCATAGCGATGTAATGGCGCTGGGGGCGCTCTCCTGTGCCAAACGCCAGGGTCTGCGGGTGCCCCAGGATCTCTCCATCATCGGTTTTGATAACATCTCCTTGTCTGAGTTTTGCGATCCGCCGCTCTCAACCGTGGCCCAACCTCGCTTTGAGATTGGCCGTGAAGCGATGCTCCTGCTGCTCGATCAGCTGAATGGCCAGACGGTCAGCAGTGGATCGCGTTTACTGGATTGCGAATTGATCGTTCGCGGTTCTACGCGGGCGCTGACGTAA
- the menA gene encoding 1,4-dihydroxy-2-naphthoate polyprenyltransferase, producing the protein MTMTEISRTQAWLESLRPKTLPLAFAAIVVGTALAWWQGHFDPLVALLALITAGLLQILSNLANDYGDAVKGSDKPDRIGPLRGMQKGVITQEQMKRALIITVVLICLSGLALVSVASKTFSDFIGFLVLGLLAIIAAITYTVGTRPYGYIGLGDISVLVFFGWLSVMGSWYLQAHTLIPALFLPATACGLLATAVLNINNLRDIDSDRVNGKNTLAVRLGPVNARRYHACLLIGALGCLALFNLISLQSVWGWLFILAAPLLIKQARYVMREQRAEAMPPMLERTVKGALLTNLLFVIGIVLSQTLS; encoded by the coding sequence ATAACGATGACTGAAATCAGCCGTACGCAAGCCTGGCTAGAAAGCCTGCGCCCAAAGACTCTCCCACTCGCCTTTGCTGCCATTGTGGTAGGCACGGCCCTCGCGTGGTGGCAGGGTCATTTTGATCCTCTTGTTGCCTTGCTGGCGTTGATTACCGCTGGCTTACTGCAAATTCTCTCTAACCTCGCCAACGACTATGGCGATGCCGTAAAAGGCAGCGACAAACCCGATCGTATCGGACCTTTGCGCGGCATGCAGAAAGGGGTCATTACTCAGGAACAGATGAAACGGGCCCTGATTATCACCGTGGTGCTGATTTGTCTGTCCGGGCTGGCGCTGGTTTCGGTTGCATCAAAAACCTTTAGCGATTTTATCGGCTTTCTGGTGTTGGGTTTGCTCGCCATTATCGCGGCCATTACCTACACGGTCGGCACCCGACCTTATGGCTACATTGGTCTGGGCGATATTTCAGTGCTGGTCTTTTTCGGCTGGCTGAGCGTAATGGGCAGCTGGTATCTGCAGGCTCATACGCTGATTCCTGCCCTGTTCTTGCCAGCGACCGCCTGCGGTCTGCTGGCGACGGCAGTGCTGAATATTAATAACCTGCGTGATATCGACAGCGACCGCGTGAACGGCAAAAACACCCTGGCGGTGCGTTTAGGCCCGGTGAATGCCCGTCGCTACCACGCCTGCCTGCTGATCGGCGCGCTGGGTTGCCTGGCGTTATTCAACCTGATTTCGCTGCAGAGCGTGTGGGGCTGGCTGTTTATTCTGGCGGCGCCGCTGCTGATTAAACAGGCGCGTTATGTCATGCGCGAACAACGTGCAGAGGCCATGCCCCCGATGCTCGAACGTACCGTAAAAGGGGCGCTGCTGACTAACCTGTTGTTCGTTATCGGTATTGTGCTCAGTCAGACGCTGAGTTAA
- the ftsN gene encoding cell division protein FtsN: MAQRDYVRRGQPAPSRRKKSSPKKQQRNLPAVSPAMIAIAAAVVVAFIGGLYFITHHKKEETEALQGSKVAGNGLPPKPEERWRYIKELESRQPGVRAPTEPSAGGEVKNADQLTNEQRQLLAQMQADMRQQPTQLNEVPWNEQTPAQRQQTLQRQRQAQVQQQQQQQQWSQTQPVQQPRTQPRVTEQPYQQPQQQTRTVQTQPAQQPKAQPQKQAAQPYQDLLQTPAHTTAQQPKTQQAAPVTKETEAPKQTAEKKDERRWMVQCGSFKGAEQAETVRAQLAFEGFDSRITTNNGWNRVVIGPVKGKENADGTISRLKVAGHTNCIRLASGG, translated from the coding sequence GTGGCACAACGAGATTATGTACGTCGCGGCCAGCCGGCACCTTCGCGACGCAAAAAGAGTAGCCCAAAGAAACAGCAACGGAACCTGCCTGCTGTCTCGCCTGCGATGATCGCAATTGCCGCGGCTGTCGTGGTGGCTTTTATTGGCGGCCTGTACTTTATTACGCATCATAAAAAAGAAGAGACTGAGGCACTTCAGGGCAGCAAAGTCGCCGGAAACGGCCTGCCGCCAAAACCTGAAGAGCGCTGGCGTTATATCAAAGAGCTGGAAAGTCGCCAGCCAGGCGTGCGTGCGCCAACCGAACCCTCCGCCGGAGGGGAGGTGAAGAACGCCGATCAGCTCACGAACGAACAGCGTCAGCTATTGGCTCAGATGCAGGCCGACATGCGCCAGCAGCCAACGCAGCTGAACGAAGTCCCGTGGAATGAACAAACGCCCGCACAGCGTCAGCAAACGTTGCAGCGTCAGCGTCAGGCTCAGGTCCAACAGCAACAACAGCAGCAGCAGTGGTCGCAAACCCAGCCGGTACAGCAGCCTCGCACGCAGCCGCGCGTGACGGAACAGCCTTATCAGCAGCCGCAGCAGCAAACGCGCACGGTACAGACGCAGCCTGCCCAGCAGCCAAAAGCGCAGCCGCAAAAGCAAGCGGCCCAGCCGTATCAGGATTTGCTGCAAACACCGGCGCATACCACCGCACAGCAGCCGAAAACGCAGCAGGCCGCACCGGTTACCAAAGAGACCGAGGCGCCGAAGCAAACGGCTGAGAAAAAAGATGAACGTCGCTGGATGGTACAGTGTGGTTCCTTTAAAGGGGCAGAGCAGGCGGAAACCGTACGTGCCCAGCTGGCGTTTGAAGGATTTGATTCACGCATCACCACCAATAACGGCTGGAATCGCGTGGTAATCGGCCCGGTGAAAGGCAAAGAAAATGCCGATGGCACCATTTCCCGTCTGAAAGTCGCGGGCCACACAAACTGTATCCGACTCGCATCCGGGGGTTGA
- the zapB gene encoding septal ring assembly protein ZapB, with protein MSLEVFEKLESKVQQAIDTITLLQMEIEELKEKNNALAQDVQAAQHGREELERENNQLREQQSGWQDRLQALLGRMEEV; from the coding sequence ATGTCTTTAGAAGTGTTTGAGAAACTGGAATCGAAAGTACAGCAGGCGATTGACACCATCACGCTGCTGCAGATGGAAATCGAAGAGCTGAAAGAAAAAAACAACGCGCTGGCGCAGGATGTTCAGGCTGCACAGCACGGTCGTGAAGAGCTGGAGCGTGAAAACAACCAGCTGCGCGAACAGCAGAGTGGCTGGCAGGATCGTCTGCAGGCACTTCTGGGACGTATGGAAGAAGTGTAA
- a CDS encoding MIP/aquaporin family protein, with protein MSETSTLKGQCIAEFLGTGLLIFFGVGCVAALKVAGASFGQWEISIIWGLGVAMAIYLTAGVSGAHLNPAVTIALWLFACFDGRKVAPFILSQFAGAFCAAALVYGLYYNLFIDFEQTHHMVRGSAESLDLAGIFSTYPNPHINFVQAFAVEMVITAILMGVIMALGDDGNGIPRGPLAPLLIGLLIAVIGASMGPLTGFAMNPARDLGPKTFAFFAGWGSVAFTGAKDIPYFLVPLFGPIVGASLGAFGYRKLIGRHLPCDTCVVEEKDTASATESKASL; from the coding sequence ATGAGTGAAACATCAACCTTAAAAGGCCAGTGCATTGCCGAGTTCCTTGGTACCGGGTTGTTGATTTTCTTCGGAGTGGGATGCGTCGCTGCACTGAAAGTGGCAGGTGCCAGTTTCGGGCAGTGGGAAATCAGTATTATCTGGGGTCTGGGTGTGGCGATGGCCATTTACCTGACTGCAGGGGTATCTGGTGCACATCTTAATCCGGCGGTGACCATCGCGCTGTGGCTGTTTGCGTGCTTTGATGGACGCAAAGTGGCTCCGTTTATTCTTTCGCAATTTGCCGGCGCGTTTTGCGCAGCGGCATTAGTTTACGGGCTTTATTACAATCTTTTCATCGACTTCGAGCAGACGCACCACATGGTGCGCGGCAGTGCCGAAAGTCTGGATCTGGCGGGAATTTTCTCCACTTATCCGAACCCGCACATCAATTTCGTGCAGGCCTTCGCGGTTGAAATGGTGATTACCGCTATTCTGATGGGCGTCATTATGGCGCTGGGTGATGATGGCAACGGCATTCCACGCGGGCCGCTGGCACCGCTGCTGATTGGTTTGTTAATTGCGGTAATTGGTGCCTCAATGGGGCCACTGACCGGCTTCGCCATGAACCCGGCGCGCGATCTGGGACCCAAAACCTTCGCCTTCTTCGCGGGCTGGGGCAGTGTGGCCTTTACCGGTGCTAAAGACATTCCTTACTTCCTGGTGCCGCTGTTCGGCCCTATCGTCGGGGCTTCTCTTGGGGCGTTCGGCTATCGTAAGCTGATTGGCCGCCACCTGCCGTGCGACACCTGCGTAGTTGAGGAGAAAGACACCGCCTCTGCTACTGAATCAAAAGCTTCGCTGTAA
- the hslV gene encoding ATP-dependent protease subunit HslV translates to MTTIVSVRRNGQVVIAGDGQATLGNTVMKGNVKKVRRLYNDKVIAGFAGGTADAFTLFELFERKLEMHQGHLVKAAVELAKDWRTDRMLRKLEALLAVADENASLIITGNGDVVQPENDLIAIGSGGPYAQAAARALLENTDMNARDIAVKALDIAGDICIYTNHNHTIEELPSKA, encoded by the coding sequence GTGACAACAATAGTAAGTGTACGCCGTAACGGCCAGGTGGTGATTGCCGGTGATGGCCAGGCCACGCTGGGTAATACCGTCATGAAGGGCAACGTGAAAAAAGTTCGCCGTCTGTATAACGACAAAGTGATCGCCGGTTTTGCGGGCGGCACTGCGGATGCCTTCACGCTGTTCGAGCTGTTCGAACGTAAACTGGAAATGCACCAGGGTCATCTGGTGAAAGCCGCCGTTGAGCTGGCGAAAGACTGGCGTACCGATCGTATGCTGCGCAAGCTTGAAGCGCTGCTGGCAGTGGCGGATGAAAACGCGTCGCTGATCATCACCGGTAACGGTGACGTCGTGCAGCCAGAAAATGATCTGATTGCTATCGGCTCTGGCGGTCCGTATGCCCAGGCCGCAGCCCGCGCACTGTTGGAAAACACCGACATGAACGCGCGCGATATCGCTGTGAAGGCGTTGGATATTGCAGGTGATATCTGCATTTATACCAACCACAACCACACCATTGAAGAATTACCGTCTAAAGCGTAA
- the hslU gene encoding HslU--HslV peptidase ATPase subunit: MSEMTPREIVSELNKHIIGQDNAKRSVAIALRNRWRRMQLDEDLRHEVTPKNILMIGPTGVGKTEIARRLAKLANAPFIKVEATKFTEVGYVGKEVDSIIRDLTDSAIKMVRVQSIQKNRYRAEEMAEERVLDVLIPPAKNNWGQAEQPQEPSAARQAFRKKLREGQLDDKEIEIDLAAAPMGVEIMSPPGMEEMTSQLQSMFQNLGGQKQKPRKLKIKDAMKLLIEEEAAKLVNPEELKQDAIDAVEQHGIVFIDEIDKICKRGESSGPDVSREGVQRDLLPLVEGCTVSTKHGMVKTDHILFIASGAFQVAKPSDLIPELQGRLPIRVELQALTTEDFERILTEPNASVTVQYKALMATEGVNIEFTEDGIKRIAQAAWQVNETTENIGARRLHTVLERLMEDISYDASDLNGQSITIDADYVSKHLDALVADEDLSRFIL, translated from the coding sequence ATGTCTGAAATGACCCCACGCGAAATTGTCAGCGAACTGAACAAACACATTATTGGCCAGGACAACGCTAAGCGCTCCGTGGCGATTGCCCTGCGTAACCGCTGGCGCCGTATGCAGCTTGACGAAGATCTGCGCCACGAAGTGACCCCAAAAAACATTCTGATGATCGGCCCGACCGGTGTCGGTAAAACCGAAATCGCTCGTCGTCTGGCAAAGTTGGCCAATGCGCCGTTTATCAAAGTCGAAGCGACCAAGTTCACCGAAGTGGGCTACGTAGGTAAAGAAGTGGATTCCATCATCCGCGATCTGACCGACTCTGCGATTAAAATGGTGCGCGTGCAGTCCATCCAGAAAAACCGTTATCGCGCCGAAGAGATGGCCGAAGAACGTGTTCTCGACGTCCTGATCCCACCGGCGAAGAACAACTGGGGCCAGGCAGAACAGCCTCAGGAGCCCTCTGCAGCACGCCAGGCATTCCGTAAAAAACTGCGCGAAGGCCAGCTGGATGACAAAGAGATTGAGATCGATCTCGCTGCGGCACCGATGGGCGTTGAAATCATGTCTCCACCAGGCATGGAAGAGATGACCAGCCAGCTGCAGTCTATGTTCCAGAACCTGGGCGGCCAGAAACAAAAACCGCGTAAGCTGAAAATCAAAGATGCGATGAAGCTGCTGATTGAAGAAGAAGCGGCAAAACTGGTTAACCCGGAAGAGCTGAAGCAGGACGCGATCGACGCCGTTGAACAGCACGGTATCGTGTTTATCGATGAGATCGATAAAATCTGTAAGCGCGGCGAATCCTCCGGCCCGGATGTTTCTCGCGAAGGCGTACAGCGTGACCTGCTGCCGCTGGTGGAAGGCTGCACCGTCTCCACTAAGCACGGCATGGTGAAAACCGACCATATTCTGTTTATCGCCTCCGGCGCATTCCAGGTGGCGAAGCCCTCTGATCTGATCCCGGAACTGCAGGGTCGTCTGCCAATCCGTGTAGAACTGCAGGCGCTGACCACAGAAGATTTCGAGCGCATCCTGACCGAACCTAACGCCTCTGTAACCGTACAGTACAAGGCGCTGATGGCGACCGAAGGGGTGAATATCGAATTCACCGAAGACGGTATCAAACGTATCGCTCAGGCCGCATGGCAGGTGAACGAAACCACCGAAAACATCGGTGCACGTCGTCTGCATACCGTGCTGGAGCGTCTGATGGAAGATATCTCTTACGATGCCAGCGATCTCAATGGTCAGAGTATTACCATTGATGCCGACTATGTGAGTAAGCACCTTGATGCTTTAGTAGCAGATGAAGATCTGAGCCGTTTTATCCTATAA
- the rraA gene encoding ribonuclease E activity regulator RraA encodes MKYDTSELCDIYQEDVNVVEPLFSNFGGRSSFGGQIITVKCFEDNGLLYDLLEQNGRGRILLVDGGGSVRRALIDADLARLATQNEWEGIVVYGSVRQVDDLEDLDIGIQAIAAIPVGAAGDGIGESDVRVNFGGVTFFSGDHLYADNTGIILSEDALDIE; translated from the coding sequence ATGAAATACGATACCTCCGAGCTTTGCGACATCTATCAGGAAGATGTCAACGTCGTAGAACCCCTGTTCTCCAATTTTGGTGGACGGTCGTCATTCGGCGGTCAAATCATCACGGTGAAATGTTTCGAGGACAACGGGTTGCTGTATGATCTGCTCGAACAGAACGGCCGTGGCCGCATTCTGCTGGTCGATGGCGGCGGCTCCGTGCGTCGTGCGTTAATCGATGCCGACCTGGCGCGTCTTGCTACGCAGAACGAATGGGAAGGGATTGTGGTCTACGGCTCCGTGCGCCAGGTGGACGATCTGGAAGACCTGGATATCGGCATCCAGGCTATCGCAGCCATTCCGGTGGGGGCTGCGGGTGATGGCATCGGCGAAAGCGATGTACGCGTCAATTTCGGCGGCGTCACCTTCTTCTCTGGCGATCATCTGTATGCCGACAATACCGGGATTATCCTTTCTGAGGATGCGCTGGATATTGAGTAA